GCTCTTACACAAGGTGACATGTGCTTCTACGTTTGCTGAGTGTTACAAGATATCAATGCAAGGCAAAGAATGTGAAATAATAATTTGTCTGGCTAACTGACCTGACtaaaaatggaaaaagaaacGTTACAGTGCCTGTTGGCTGGTCTCTTGAAAACTGCCAACACAGGAACAGTAGGACATTTAGAACAGTAGTGTGCTACACAGAACAGCAGAGACACTGGTCAGGCCAGAAGCCAAATGAACTCCTCACGGAGGAGACAAAGGGACTGGTTACATACTTTAGCTTTAAGGGTTGCCACCTGAAACAAGTGTGCTGTTGATTCAATCCACACAGTTGTTTGGTTAATAGcttttttcatgtttcatgGCTGTATTAATACTATTTTCTGACACAATCAGACCCCTTTCACAACTTCTGGCGATTTCTAGGCAGGTGTCTCAGAGCAACCAAGACTATATACTGTGTAGATATTATGGGGTGAATTGGTTTGCGTCACTTTATCTTCAACATTAGTATTCTCTTTCTCATGTGAACAGTTTCAGCACCGATGTTGTTTGTAGCCATCTACAGTGTGAATCGTTTTAAACATGATCTCATCTGCCATCACCCTACGGAGTCCATGTTAATGGGAATTGCATGTTGAATAGTTAGGATAGTTTAAATAGTTGGACAGTAGTTCAATAAGCTTGACATGATTAGGTCTGTCCAAAATACTGCTAGGTGATTTGGTAAAAAATCTGGCAGACAATAATTTTGATCTGTCAAGAGATATTAGGTTTAGGTTTTCCAGATCAATAAGGACACAGTACATGACAATGGCTTATACGATCTCATTCTTAAGATTAGATAAGACACCTTGTTATGTGCTGCGTAAAGTAATTGTGCATTTCTGTTCAGAACTAAATCAGTTGAGAATCTGAGCAAGAAGTCCAACACCAATCCATATCCTCCTGATCAGAACTCTGCAGGAGTCGGGTAAACTTTCCCAAAGTTCCCTTAGAGATCAGTCAAAAACGagcattaacaacaacaacaacaacaacaacaacatcaacaaacaaaaacccgGAGTTGGAGCCATCAGACAAAGACAACATCATAGTCGAAGGGGTGGGCAGTAAACAGTCCTTCAAGACTGATCCcaaaagtaaacaaaagtcACATTCCGACACCTTGCGTCGTCTTGTCTCTCCAGGTCCCTCCATCCCTAACGGCGCGGCTGACTAGTGGGCGTGCTGCCATCGCGAGGGCCAGTCGTTCTCCATCCAGCGCTGGAGCAGGCGCAGCACGTCGATCCGCTGGTACAGGCGGCACAGTTCGGTGAGCTCGCGCACGCTCTTCTGGTTGTTGCGCAGCAGGAACTCCTGCGTGGGGCTGAGGCTCACGGAGGCCTGCGTGCGGTGCTCCAGCAGGGCCAGCTCGTCGTAGCTCATGCCCCAGCGGCTGGCGAAGTTCTTCCAGTTCTTGACCGTGCAGTGGGCCGGGTCCAGCTTCTGCTGCAGCCGCTGGAGCAGGTCGCCGTCGTTCATCAGGTCGCTGATCATGGGCGGCGGGGCTGGGAAACAGCACTTCTCACACGGGCTGTTCAGGTACTCCAGGTCCTTTGTGAAGCCTGGAGGTCAGATAGATGTTATAGACAGGGGTCGGGAGGAATACTGGTCTTTTTTGTCAGCCGGATTCAAGAAGAGTACCATCTAATTGAGATGCAAGggaatgtacagtatatatgcaAAAAGGAATATGtaaatgttaataataatgcattacaGAAATTTGCTGATCACACATCATACTGATATTACTAGTGATTGACACTAATGTTATTTTCTGACTAGAGAATATACTACTCATGTAATGTAATATAGTAACCCAAAATCATCGAAATTCAACAAGGAACCATTCAGGATGTACATTTCAACATTAACGCAGTTAGAACTTAATTTACCTGAAGAGATTGATGGTGGGCAAATGCACTCGTTCCCATCATTTTCCACTGGCTGTGAGGGGAACAGATTTTGAaatgattatttttttaatgtaataCTAATATGGAACATATGCAGTTTCCTGTTCCCACTGCGTCAAATCAAAAAAGAAACCCCGTGCTTCCTTGGTAAGTGTAGGAGGAAGTGATAAAGATCTGCTGCCCACATCATAAAGTCAATGCACAGCAGCTTCACCTCTGCAGGAAGGGTGTCTCCACTGTCcactt
This window of the Clupea harengus unplaced genomic scaffold, Ch_v2.0.2, whole genome shotgun sequence genome carries:
- the edaradd gene encoding ectodysplasin-A receptor-associated adapter protein, with translation MTPGCIMSPLGRIQQPVENDGNECICPPSISSGFTKDLEYLNSPCEKCCFPAPPPMISDLMNDGDLLQRLQQKLDPAHCTVKNWKNFASRWGMSYDELALLEHRTQASVSLSPTQEFLLRNNQKSVRELTELCRLYQRIDVLRLLQRWMENDWPSRWQHAH